A genome region from Coffea arabica cultivar ET-39 chromosome 7e, Coffea Arabica ET-39 HiFi, whole genome shotgun sequence includes the following:
- the LOC113701352 gene encoding uncharacterized protein, whose translation MSSFLFQFLFLSLHTPILDFSCCFYHPKNTHFPQQKPKSHSSVMPKSNRIVTPLLFFLISTTFTYNCLVFASPVPEQSLKRPDPLRHFKPYNGVYDIRNRHYWASAAFTGIHGYAVAGIWFLFGLGFGSYLILKNLFGSCFRIVNYPHSFYIATFSLVVLFTLLAIIASSFVFAASKSSQKRANMLVDTVFGAASDASGAMRRVINSLVDMQALLRPYDPQTCNLLNVTSHRLRRESLLIKDFVAKTKHPSHEAVEILYSTTVAVVTINLMLLVAALVLLILHWYPGIMVIIFCCWILTTLSWILTGFDYFFQTFARDTCSALVKFEENPDDSSLRFIHPCASPSDSNNLLVQIGKTVHNFISQANTKLTELKAVLGIQEGNEDTLGFQEICDPFASAPNYVYAPQNCHKDAIPIGDLPNILSRFTCYKGNSSEECLIDGRFLPEASYVMAEAYSHSIQDLINVFPDLLSLTQCTSVKQAFSDIVVRQCKPFKTSVRMLWSSALSLSLIMTVLVSLWVAKTCRDRHRSFAKFSIVPKPA comes from the exons AtgtcttcttttctctttcaattcctttttctttccctcCATACACCAATTCTTGATTTTTCCTGCTGTTTTTATCATCCAAAAAATACACACTTCCCGCAACAGAAGCCGAAGTCACATAGTAGTGTAATGCCTAAATCAAACCGGATTGTTACtcctttacttttctttttaatttctaCTACATTCACTTACAATTGCCTAGTGTTTGCCTCCCCCGTTCCGGAACAGAGCTTGAAAAGACCTGATCCCCTGCGCCATTTCAAACCTTATAATGGAGTTTATGATATCAGAAACCGACACTACTGGGCC TCTGCAGCATTTACAGGAATCCACGGTTATGCGGTCGCCGGCATATGGTTCTTGTTTGGCTTGGGATTTGGGAGTTACTTGATCCTGAAGAACTTGTTCGGTAGCTGTTTTCGAATTGTGAATTATCCACATTCTTTCTACATTGCAACGTTCTCGCTGGTTGTTCTATTCACTTTGCTTGCCAT AATTGCTAGCAGCTTTGTTTTTGCTGCAAGTAAGAGCAGTCAGAAGAGAGCCAACATGCTCGTAGATACAGTCTTTGGTGCTGCAAGCGATGCTTCCGGAGCCATGCGTAGAGTTATAAATTCGTTGGTAGATATGCAGGCCTTGTTGCGTCCCTATGATCCACAGACGTGCAATCTTTTGAATGTAACTTCCCATCGGCTAAGAAGGGAATCACTACTCATTAAAGATTTCGTTGCAAAAACCAAGCATCCAAGCCACGAAGCAGTTGAGATCCT GTACTCCACAACTGTTGCAGTAGTGACAATCAATTTAATGTTGCTGGTTGCAGCATTAG TTTTGCTGATCCTGCATTGGTATCCTGGAATTATGGT CATAATATTTTGCTGCTGGATCTTGACGACTCTAAGCTGGATTCTGACAGGTTTTGATTATTTCTTCCAGAC TTTTGCACGAGACACATGTTCAGCTTTGGTGAAGTTTGAGGAAAATCCTGATGACAGTAGCCTTAGGTTCATACATCCCTGTGCATCACCATCTGATTCCAACAACTTATTGGTACAAATTGGCAAAACTGTTCATAATTTTATTTCCCAG GCAAATACAAAGCTGACAGAGCTAAAAGCAGTTCTTGGAATTCAAGAAGGCAATGAAGATACCTTAGGATTTCAGGAAATCTGCGACCCTTTTGCCAGTGCACCCAATTACGTCTATGCACCTCAAAATTGTCACAAAGATGCTATTCCAATAGGAGATTTACCAAAT ATTCTATCGAGGTTCACCTGCTACAAGGGCAATTCTTCTGAAGAATGCTTAATTGATGGAAGATTTCTTCCAGAGGCTTCCTATGTGATGGCTGAAGCCTATAGCCACTCCATTCAAGACTTGATTAATGTGTTTCCGGATTTACTGAGCTTGACTCAGTGTACCTCTGTGAAACAAGCATTTTCTGATATTGTTGTTCGCCAGTGCAAGCCATTCAAAACCTCAGTAAGAATGCTATGGTCATCTGCTTTATCGCTGTCATTAATCATGACGGTTTTGGTTTCACTCTGGGTGGCAAAAACTTGTCGAGATAGACACCGATCCTTTGCCAAGTTTTCCATTGTTCCCAAGCCTGCGTAG
- the LOC113702259 gene encoding ADP-ribosylation factor-like protein 8a isoform X1 — MGLWEAFLNWLRSLFFKQEMELSLIGLQNAGKTSLVNVIATGGYSEDMIPTVGFNMRKVTKGNVTIKLWDLGGQPRFRSMWERYCRAVSAIVYVVDAADHENISISRSELHDLLSKPSLGGIPLLVLGNKIDKPGALTKPALTDQMGLKSITDREVCCFMISCKNSTNIDSVIDWLVKHSKSKS, encoded by the exons ATGGGTCTCTGGGAAGCTTTTCTCAATTGGCTCCGAAG TCTCTTTTTCAAGCAGGAAATGGAGCTTTCTCTGATAGGGCTTCAAAATGCTGGAAAAACTTCACTTGTAAATGTTATAGCT ACTGGTGGATATAGTGAAGACATGATCCCTACG GTTGGATTTAATATGCGGAAGGTCACCAAGGGGAATGTTACAATAAAGTTGTGGGATCTTGGAGGTCAACCTAGATTCCGGAGCATGTGGGAACGATACTGCCGTGCAGTTTCTGCCATTGT GTATGTTGTTGATGCTGCTGATCATGAAAATATCAGCATATCTAGAAGTGAATTGCACGATTTGCTGAGTAAACCATCACTTGGTGGGATACCATTGTTGGTCTTGGGTAACAAGATTGACAAGCCTGGAGCCCTTACAAAGCCTGCTTTGACTGATCAGAT GGGTTTAAAATCTATTACTGATCGTGAGGTATGCTGCTTCATGATATCATGCAAAAACTCAACCAACATCGACTCTGTCATTGATTGGCTTGTTAAGCATTCTAAATCAAAGAGCTAA
- the LOC113702259 gene encoding ADP-ribosylation factor-like protein 8a isoform X2 encodes MELSLIGLQNAGKTSLVNVIATGGYSEDMIPTVGFNMRKVTKGNVTIKLWDLGGQPRFRSMWERYCRAVSAIVYVVDAADHENISISRSELHDLLSKPSLGGIPLLVLGNKIDKPGALTKPALTDQMGLKSITDREVCCFMISCKNSTNIDSVIDWLVKHSKSKS; translated from the exons ATGGAGCTTTCTCTGATAGGGCTTCAAAATGCTGGAAAAACTTCACTTGTAAATGTTATAGCT ACTGGTGGATATAGTGAAGACATGATCCCTACG GTTGGATTTAATATGCGGAAGGTCACCAAGGGGAATGTTACAATAAAGTTGTGGGATCTTGGAGGTCAACCTAGATTCCGGAGCATGTGGGAACGATACTGCCGTGCAGTTTCTGCCATTGT GTATGTTGTTGATGCTGCTGATCATGAAAATATCAGCATATCTAGAAGTGAATTGCACGATTTGCTGAGTAAACCATCACTTGGTGGGATACCATTGTTGGTCTTGGGTAACAAGATTGACAAGCCTGGAGCCCTTACAAAGCCTGCTTTGACTGATCAGAT GGGTTTAAAATCTATTACTGATCGTGAGGTATGCTGCTTCATGATATCATGCAAAAACTCAACCAACATCGACTCTGTCATTGATTGGCTTGTTAAGCATTCTAAATCAAAGAGCTAA